gataaacaaggaggagacagttcgtgaggaggtacaaggaccaaagaagtgccccaccccttcatcctcctccatgactgatgggacctcaacatggagattgggcgtCACTGCATGGCTTATTCTGTGTGACACTGCGGATGGTGTCTGCCCTGATACGAGCAATGTATGCATTACCAtagtggcaattgctctggcacaatgacaaaaagagtaATACTTTGGATGAGGATATAAATAATGCTTCATTGGAAGAAAAcatgactgaaagtgctagaaagtaaaagaaatctgtcaATCATGAGAATTAccaaaggcaaaagaaaccacttagtgtttaagttaaacagttagacataatgaacttaatacatagcatgctagattgttacaaggtctacaaaaatatttaaatcattcaccatatccaggattaaagtttggaataaaaataaaaaagaatagtataactatcaaaataatgtgcagtgcattgttcctGTTTTGCagcttcaaataatttattttaaagtgttttgttttccttaggagccatttcatgtttgactttcagcttcactgaaaataaataaagaaaataaattaacatcttggtactgtttgtagtggaccaatgacacagacatgatgacaggaggatgcagatgtggtaggcgagtaaaaaaggggagttctgcaaaaatctcctttgaccaaaattattaggggggactcacaattgctctttgcccagggtctcagatttcctagaaccgccactgatgtttggcgccccctttggtgcctagtttttctctgttttccgaaaaccccaaaatcggacttaggcggttttggtagcaagccgacgatatgggcCTTATGTTATTTAGTGTTTGATCGCCACCTTGTGGCGATTATATATACCTTCCCAGTTATGTGACTGTAGTGCAGTTCAGCCATGAGTTTCTCATAAACAGTCAAACGTATTCCTGTCTCCGTCTCCGTTATTACAAAGACCACGGATATCACAGtggcgacgaggatgggattAATGCAAGGACAATAATCAAAGGACACGGAGAGAACAAGTGGAGAAAGTTAAAGTCACCAGACTGACGAGGAGAACAACTGGTTAGTAGTGAAACAGAACTTGTTGTGCTAGCACCATGGCGTTCCAAATTGGTAGCATTGGGGAGTATAAGGAATCAGAGGAAGATTTTGAATCCTATCTCGAACGTTTCGAACAGTGGATAATTGCAAATACAGTGCATGCCGACAAAAAGGTCAGTGCTTTTTTATCTACGATTGGACCAGACGCATATCGCCTACTGAAAAATTTAACGGCCCCAACGAAACCTACCACTATGGGATACAAAGCACTCGTCAAGGAGCTAACAGATCATTACAAACCACAAAAGAATGTGATTGCGGAAAGATTCCGTTTTCAACGGAGAAGCCAGCAAGAAGGAGAAAGTGTAACCAGCTTTATTGTAGCCCTGAAACAGCTCTCGATACACTGTGATTATGCTGGACATTTGGATGAAGCACTCCGAGACCGATTTGTCTGTGGATTGCGGTCAGAGGCGATGCAAAAACGACTTCTAACAGAACGTGAGTTGAAATTCAAATCTGCTTGCGACATTGCATGCACGATGGAAATGGCGTCTAAAAACACAACGGAATTATCAGACAAGGCAAAGGCGACATCATCAGAGGTGTGCACCGTATCAAGCCAGAGAGTAAAACGTGAACAAATGAGGCGTGCCAATGCAAGTGGTAACCCACTCGACGGATCGGCAGACGTGAGTACACAGTGTTATCGATGTGGAGGCAAACACGCAGCCAGCAATTGCAGGTTTAAGAATGAAAAATGCCACAATTGTTCGAAAACGGGGCACATTGCTCGAGCTTGCAGAAGTAGAAACAAAGCTATGCCCACTCAGTATGTTGAACAAGATGATGCAACTAATGAAAGTGAAAATGAGCTTTTTGGAATTTGGTCAGTGTACACAGCTACAGATGGGAATCGTGGCATTGACGTGCAGATGCACATTGAAGACAGTCCAGTGCAAATGCAGTTAGACACTGGGGCTGCGGTGACACTGGTGTCAGAGAAAGTGTACCTGCAGGCCCTGTCACATTTACCTCTGCAGCCATGTAATTTGACATTGGCAACTTTCACTGGAGATGCCATTCCCTTGAAGGGTCAAGTAAACGTGGCAGTTAAGTATGGCAGTCAGAGCCACACACTGCCACTTGTAATCGTTAAGGGGGATCGGCCTGCGCTGTTAGggcgaaattggttgaagaagaTCAGACTCAACTGGACGAGCATATTTGCTGTTGAAGGCAAAAACGACCAGCGGCCAGAGGTGGCGGCGTTGCTCCAGCAATATGAGTCGGTGTTTCAAGAGGGGCCTCGCGCCATCCGGGGATTCAAAGCACACATCAAAATCAAACCTGGGGCCATACCCATTTTCAAGAAGGCCAGATCGGTACCCTATGCTTTGAAAGTGACTGTGGAGAAAGAACTGGACAGGCTGGAGGCTATGGGCGTCATCTCTAAAGTGGATAACAGTGAGTGGGCCTCACCTTTAGTGGTGGTCCCAAAAGCAGACAAAAGTATCCGAATATGCGGAGATTACAAAGTCACCATTAACAACAGTGTGGAGGAGGAAACATACCCACTGCCAAATACAGAAGATCTGTTCGCGACCTTGGCAGGGGGGAAGTGGTTTTCAAAGCTGGATCTGTCGCACGCATACCAACAGCTAGAGCTGAGCCCCGAATCTGAGAAGTATTTGACAGTAAATACCCATCGTGGCCTGTACAGGTACCATCGCTTGTCGTATGGGGTCTCCAGTGCACCCTCAATTTTTCAAGGAGTTATGGATCAGGTGCTGCAGGGACTGGAGGGAGTCACCTGTTTTTTGGATGACATACTTGTCACAGCAGACACAGAGCAAGCCCACTTACTGAGATTGGCAGAGGTCTTGAGCCGACTAGAGAAATTCGGAATCAGGGCAAAGTCCACAAAATGTCAGTTCATGAAGAACCAAGTGGAATATCTGGGGCACCTCATTGATGGAGAGGGCCTGCACCCCACAGAGGAAAAAGTGACAGCCATAGTGAATGCTCCTAGGCCTACAAATGTGACAGAGCTCCGGTCGTTCTTGGGCCTCTTAAATTACTATGGGCGTTTTTTGAAAGATTTAGCCACTCTGCTACAGCCACTTCATGCTTTGCTAAAGAAAGATGTGCCTTGGGAGTGGACATCTGCCTGCGATGCTGCTTTCCAGCAGGGTAAGGAGCGGCTCTTGGGAAGCACAGCTCTGGAGCATTATGACACCAGGAAAAAGGTACGGCTGGCCTGTGATGCTTCTCCGTATGGGGTGGGGGCAGTGATTTCACACGTGTTGGAGAACGGTGAGGAAAAGCCCATTGCGTTTGCATCCCGCACCCTCACGGAAGCGGAAAAGAAGTATGCCCAAATCGAAAAGGAGGCACTTGCAATTATCTTCGGGGTCAGAAAGTTTCACAAATACCTTTATGGGAGGAAATTCATACTGACTACTGACCACAAGCCGCTGTTAGCCATTCTGGGGCCTAAGTCAGCTATCCCAACTCTGGCAGCATTAAGAATGCAGCGCTGGGCGCTAATTCTCATGGCCTACACATATGACATTGAGTATCGCAGATCAGAGGATCATGGAAATGCTGATGCATTGTCCAGACTGCCAAGAACACAGAAAGATGACACTGCGGCCGAACAGGGAATCTTCTACTTCTCCTACGTGGATGAACTGCCAGTGCAAGCTGTTGAGATAGCCGAAAACACCAAGAAAGATCCTGTCCTCCACAAAGTGCTGACCTACACTCTGGAGGGTTGGCCTGATGAGGTGCAGGATAGCCGGCTGCAACCGTTTTTCAGTAGGAGGTCTGAGCTCTCTGCTGACCATGGCTGCATTTTGTGGGGGCTTCGAGTGGTCATCCCTCCAATTTACAGAGAACGACTGCTGAATGACTTACATGAGGGACACCAGGGCATCTGCCGTATGAAAGGTGTAGCCAGGAGCTGCATGTGGTGGCCTCAAATAGACAATGACATCGAAGTCAAAGCACAAAAGTGCATAGCTTGTGACACAACGAGGAAAATGCCTGGGGTGGCACCGCTGCACTGCTGGAAGTGGCCAGCTCGAGCATGGCAAAGAATACATATTGATTTTGCTGAAAAAGACAAGCAGCATttcctggtggtggtggacagccACTCAAAATGGCTTGAAGTGGTCCACATGACCTCCACAACCGCATCCAAAACCATTGAGGTCCTTCGGGGTCTATTTGCAGCTTATGGATTGCCAGAAGAATGCGTGAGCGACAATGGGCCGCAATTTACCTCTGCGGAATTCCAAGGGTTTCTGAAAAATAATGGAGTCAAGCAGACTTTGGTTCCGCCGTATCACCCTGCCTCGAATGGGGCTGCGGAGAGGTCGGTGCAAACACTGAAGGCGTCGTTGCTGAAGCAGGTGCTCAGTGAGGGCCCTGCAGCCAACAAAACTCCTCTTCAGCATCAGCTTGCTAACTTCCTCCTAATGTACCGCAGCACACCCCATGCTGTGACAGGCTGCACACCAGCAGAATTGTTCTTAAAGCGGCAATTGCGGACCAGATTCAGTCTTCTCAGGCCTGATCGTGCAAAGTTCATGGAGGCTAAGCAGGCCAAACAAAAAGCATACCATGACCGTCCCTCGTCTGTTCTACGGGAATTCAATGAAGGAGACCTGGTCCAGGTCAGAAACTTCCGCG
The Engraulis encrasicolus isolate BLACKSEA-1 chromosome 12, IST_EnEncr_1.0, whole genome shotgun sequence DNA segment above includes these coding regions:
- the LOC134460334 gene encoding uncharacterized protein K02A2.6-like, with amino-acid sequence MGYKALVKELTDHYKPQKNVIAERFRFQRRSQQEGESVTSFIVALKQLSIHCDYAGHLDEALRDRFVCGLRSEAMQKRLLTERELKFKSACDIACTMEMASKNTTELSDKAKATSSEVCTVSSQRVKREQMRRANASGNPLDGSADVSTQCYRCGGKHAASNCRFKNEKCHNCSKTGHIARACRSRNKAMPTQYVEQDDATNESENELFGIWSVYTATDGNRGIDVQMHIEDSPVQMQLDTGAAVTLVSEKVYLQALSHLPLQPCNLTLATFTGDAIPLKGQVNVAVKYGSQSHTLPLVIVKGDRPALLGRNWLKKIRLNWTSIFAVEGKNDQRPEVAALLQQYESVFQEGPRAIRGFKAHIKIKPGAIPIFKKARSVPYALKVTVEKELDRLEAMGVISKVDNSEWASPLVVVPKADKSIRICGDYKVTINNSVEEETYPLPNTEDLFATLAGGKWFSKLDLSHAYQQLELSPESEKYLTVNTHRGLYRYHRLSYGVSSAPSIFQGVMDQVLQGLEGVTCFLDDILVTADTEQAHLLRLAEVLSRLEKFGIRAKSTKCQFMKNQVEYLGHLIDGEGLHPTEEKVTAIVNAPRPTNVTELRSFLGLLNYYGRFLKDLATLLQPLHALLKKDVPWEWTSACDAAFQQGKERLLGSTALEHYDTRKKVRLACDASPYGVGAVISHVLENGEEKPIAFASRTLTEAEKKYAQIEKEALAIIFGVRKFHKYLYGRKFILTTDHKPLLAILGPKSAIPTLAALRMQRWALILMAYTYDIEYRRSEDHGNADALSRLPRTQKDDTAAEQGIFYFSYVDELPVQAVEIAENTKKDPVLHKVLTYTLEGWPDEVQDSRLQPFFSRRSELSADHGCILWGLRVVIPPIYRERLLNDLHEGHQGICRMKGVARSCMWWPQIDNDIEVKAQKCIACDTTRKMPGVAPLHCWKWPARAWQRIHIDFAEKDKQHFLVVVDSHSKWLEVVHMTSTTASKTIEVLRGLFAAYGLPEECVSDNGPQFTSAEFQGFLKNNGVKQTLVPPYHPASNGAAERSVQTLKASLLKQVLSEGPAANKTPLQHQLANFLLMYRSTPHAVTGCTPAELFLKRQLRTRFSLLRPDRAKFMEAKQAKQKAYHDRPSSVLREFNEGDLVQVRNFREGKEKWKRATVAKRLGPVTYLIHDGVRERTVHIDHMLASRASGEVASGKATDTASDQDIVLPACGRNPPATAEPTGASNDEQDAHTSARPQVTTHTPAPVTPVPPVPVASPSTARTPPTMASTIAPEPRRYPQRCHTAPKRLDW